In Candidatus Jidaibacter acanthamoeba, the sequence TAAAGCTAGGAGAATTCCAAAAAGCTAAAGAAGCTTTAGATGAAGCATTAATGGTTTCAAATATAGTTTATAGAGGAGAAGATAGCCCCTCAAAAGCGTTAGTAATAAATGGCTTTGGTTTATATTACTCAAGTATAAATGATGACCAAGATGATAAGATTAAAGCAAATGAATATTATAAAAGAGCTTATGAAATTAATAAAAAACTTAATAATTACCAAGGTATAATAGAAGTAACAAATAATCTAATTATTAATTACATAAAACTCGCTAAAATTAGTCAAAATGATAGAGAAGTTGCCATTAATTATTATAAAGAAGGATTAGTATATTGTTTTAACCTTAATAAATTGCTTTCAGAGCAAGGCCAAAATAATAACCTTATAAATATTAAATTTTCAAATCTTGTAAGGATGGCTCAATGTTTAATAGAACTTAAAAATTATAAGCTATGTAAACAATACTTAGATGAAGCAGACCAATTAAAGAAATATATAAAGGATGCTACTGAGCTTTACGGATTTTATAATACCCAAGGAGCATTATATTTTGCCCTTGGAGATAGAGAAACAGATTATAATAAGGCAATAGCTTTACACTACCATGTTGCATTAAAAAGTTTTAAAACTGCTAGAATGCTTTTTGTTTTGTTACCATCTTTAAAAACTAAAGAGACTCCAACTCTTATAACGAATATAGCAGAATGCTATATTCGAGTTTGTTTTTATAATGAGGCATTAAAATGTTTTGAAGAAAATCAACGTATGAATATAAGCGATATAAGTATTAGGGTTAAGGAAACTAAACAAAATATAGTACTTGTAAAAAGCAAAACTGGATATATTACACAAAAATACATACAGCCTGATGGAGCGGTAATAGAAAGAGAAATATTACTTAAAAATGGCAAACCAGAAATTTTTTATTCTAAAGACATTGCAATTAAGAAAATATTACAAGGATTAAACCAACATGACTTAGGTGCAATAAGCACCTTAGTAGATCTAGCTATGACAAATCAAGAAAAGCAAAAGAAAAAAGTTTGTGATAAACTACTCGAAATAATTTCTGAACACCTGCATGATTGGTTAAAAATAAATTTAGATATAAAACGATTAGCACCTAAGATTTTATTTAAAAGATTAAATGTTTTTATAAAAGAAGGTGTGTTGTTAACACAAGAATTTGAACTAATAGGCAAAATATTGCTGATAAGAGAAAAAAATGGAGATGTAAGTAGTGCAATGCAGTTATTTCTGAAAGTCCTAGAACAAGATAATAAGCAGTCTTATTTAAGTGGTAAGGCATTATATGGATTAGCCTGTATATATGA encodes:
- a CDS encoding tetratricopeptide repeat protein is translated as IYHLNLAILINKKKGNNINELVIKLYNSLATAYIKLGEFQKAKEALDEALMVSNIVYRGEDSPSKALVINGFGLYYSSINDDQDDKIKANEYYKRAYEINKKLNNYQGIIEVTNNLIINYIKLAKISQNDREVAINYYKEGLVYCFNLNKLLSEQGQNNNLINIKFSNLVRMAQCLIELKNYKLCKQYLDEADQLKKYIKDATELYGFYNTQGALYFALGDRETDYNKAIALHYHVALKSFKTARMLFVLLPSLKTKETPTLITNIAECYIRVCFYNEALKCFEENQRMNISDISIRVKETKQNIVLVKSKTGYITQKYIQPDGAVIEREILLKNGKPEIFYSKDIAIKKILQGLNQHDLGAISTLVDLAMTNQEKQKKKVCDKLLEIISEHLHDWLKINLDIKRLAPKILFKRLNVFIKEGVLLTQEFELIGKILLIREKNGDVSSAMQLFLKVLEQDNKQSYLSGKALYGLACIYEKQGKREEAKAVLEECIKVRNKVDPKLVYEAEELLDKVEQHHHKQEGRVEHRKGKEKDDEVKPRTNFKETRLERVRLALQKEIQTKSLEPGREEVELRVIGTAEEIEVCCKELGISKESFKIEEQEKGGDSNQRSKIYLNIKALEQIREQFIGKEVGK